A part of Alkalispirochaeta americana genomic DNA contains:
- a CDS encoding diphosphate--fructose-6-phosphate 1-phosphotransferase translates to MSGEKATGTARGNILVGQSGGPTAVINASLAGVIQAARAAGFEGIYGMNYAIEGFMEDRLLDLGGLSPAELVALSRTPGSALGSCRHKVQEEDLPRIRALLEKYNIRYLFYIGGNDTMDTIHRVTRYCCEGGYGLQGVGIPKTVDNDLYATDHTPGFPSAARYVALSVQHAGRLARDMKRVDRFVVHQTVGRDAGWLAAASAVVKRSPEDAPHLIYVPEIPLTRETVLADVERVIGEYGWASIVVGEGTCWDDGTPVSAGVTGNTARDRFNNIEFGAMSGASAALSLHRMISEATGYRGEFQIPESLPMSAADRVVGLDREEAWACGVEAVSRAVRGESGVMVTIRREPGEAYRVGYGTAPLEEVAVRARPMPGEFLVPGYVTPAFLDYLRPLVGDFEEFLDLGDLPRVGAPLS, encoded by the coding sequence ATGAGTGGAGAAAAAGCAACAGGAACGGCCCGGGGAAATATCCTGGTGGGTCAGTCGGGCGGCCCCACGGCGGTAATCAACGCAAGCCTTGCCGGCGTGATCCAGGCAGCACGGGCCGCAGGGTTCGAGGGAATCTACGGCATGAACTACGCGATCGAGGGGTTCATGGAGGATCGTCTTCTGGATTTGGGAGGGCTCTCGCCGGCTGAACTGGTTGCTCTGAGCCGCACTCCCGGTTCGGCCCTGGGGTCCTGCCGGCACAAGGTTCAGGAAGAGGATTTGCCCCGGATACGAGCGCTTCTGGAAAAGTATAATATACGCTATCTCTTTTACATCGGTGGGAACGACACCATGGATACGATCCACCGGGTCACCCGCTACTGCTGTGAGGGCGGTTACGGGCTTCAGGGCGTGGGAATTCCCAAGACCGTGGACAACGATCTCTACGCCACGGACCATACACCGGGCTTTCCCTCGGCTGCCCGGTATGTGGCGCTTTCGGTACAGCATGCCGGCCGGCTGGCCCGGGACATGAAGCGGGTCGATCGCTTTGTGGTTCACCAGACCGTGGGGCGTGATGCCGGGTGGCTTGCTGCTGCTTCGGCTGTGGTCAAGAGATCGCCCGAAGATGCTCCCCATCTTATTTACGTTCCCGAGATTCCCCTGACTCGGGAGACGGTTCTTGCCGATGTGGAGCGTGTTATCGGCGAGTACGGCTGGGCCTCGATCGTGGTGGGCGAGGGAACCTGCTGGGATGACGGCACGCCTGTTTCGGCGGGAGTCACCGGTAATACCGCCCGGGATCGTTTCAACAATATCGAGTTCGGGGCCATGAGCGGGGCCAGCGCTGCCTTGAGCCTGCACCGAATGATCAGCGAGGCCACGGGGTATCGCGGGGAGTTCCAGATTCCCGAATCGCTCCCCATGTCGGCGGCGGATCGGGTGGTGGGCCTGGACAGGGAAGAGGCCTGGGCCTGCGGTGTCGAGGCTGTTTCCCGGGCTGTGCGGGGTGAGAGCGGGGTCATGGTAACGATCCGGCGCGAACCAGGCGAGGCCTACCGGGTTGGCTACGGAACGGCTCCGCTTGAGGAGGTGGCTGTCCGGGCACGGCCCATGCCTGGAGAGTTTCTTGTCCCCGGGTATGTGACCCCGGCATTTCTCGATTACCTGCGGCCCCTGGTGGGAGACTTTGAGGAGTTTCTTGATCTGGGCGATCTTCCCCGGGTGGGGGCTCCCCTGTCGTAA
- a CDS encoding ROK family transcriptional regulator — MGTQDRIKGENLRTLLETLRSSPAVSRADLSRSTGLRPSTVTNLVRELSRQGWVLERGRGTPGAGGGKPSRLLSLDPGRGRYISFFWTSRELTGVLVDCTGRVVSSARRGCAPEVPGSSGAQSPSGEEFSSLLAGLARELQKGSPGGSSSGAGESRAVPILGAALAVASVVTPEGNVRASADFPHDLENLPRLLRQALADSLARGDLARETVQLLPVVVENDANCIAFNAWRKTRLQEEVLLALVFTEDPPSVGAGMVMGGRVWRGARGSAGELLPPSPGHTPEELDMAAATAVRFSDPSRVVISVPDSASPEGLRGELRETRRALDDSGITVETVLHRQAALLGAAHLVYEDSLDTILAGEGMK; from the coding sequence ATGGGAACACAGGATCGAATCAAAGGGGAAAACCTTCGCACGCTTCTGGAGACCTTGCGCTCTTCCCCCGCTGTTTCCCGGGCTGATCTTTCCCGATCCACGGGGCTCAGGCCCTCCACGGTGACCAATCTGGTTCGGGAACTCTCCCGGCAGGGCTGGGTTTTGGAGCGGGGCCGGGGAACCCCTGGCGCAGGGGGAGGAAAACCTTCGCGGCTTCTCTCCCTTGATCCTGGCCGGGGCCGGTATATCTCGTTTTTCTGGACCTCCCGGGAGCTGACGGGAGTGCTGGTGGATTGCACGGGCCGGGTTGTTTCATCGGCCAGACGTGGCTGCGCTCCCGAAGTCCCGGGTTCCTCCGGGGCACAATCGCCGTCGGGAGAGGAGTTTTCCTCGCTTCTCGCGGGGCTGGCCCGGGAGCTTCAGAAGGGTTCTCCGGGAGGTTCTTCCTCCGGGGCAGGGGAATCCCGGGCGGTTCCGATCCTGGGCGCAGCCCTGGCAGTGGCCAGCGTGGTGACCCCCGAGGGAAACGTGCGCGCCTCGGCAGATTTTCCCCACGATCTGGAGAATCTTCCCCGGCTTCTCCGGCAGGCTCTGGCCGATTCCCTGGCGCGGGGTGATCTGGCGCGGGAGACGGTCCAGCTTCTTCCGGTGGTGGTGGAGAACGATGCCAACTGTATCGCCTTCAACGCCTGGAGAAAAACCCGCCTCCAGGAGGAGGTGCTTCTGGCGCTGGTCTTCACCGAGGATCCGCCCTCGGTGGGCGCGGGAATGGTCATGGGTGGCCGGGTATGGCGTGGTGCCCGGGGTAGTGCGGGAGAGCTTTTGCCGCCTTCGCCCGGTCACACCCCGGAGGAGCTGGATATGGCTGCTGCCACGGCGGTTCGATTTTCCGACCCTTCCCGGGTGGTGATCAGCGTACCCGATTCTGCCTCGCCCGAAGGGCTTCGCGGGGAGTTGCGGGAAACCCGGCGTGCTCTGGATGATTCAGGGATTACCGTGGAGACGGTTCTGCATCGCCAGGCGGCGTTACTGGGGGCTGCTCATCTGGTCTATGAGGATAGTCTTGATACGATACTTGCAGGAGAGGGAATGAAATGA
- the ettA gene encoding energy-dependent translational throttle protein EttA, which translates to MAKTFDDKRIIYSMQGVSKMHGTQQVLKDIHLAYFYGAKIGVLGLNGSGKSTLLRILAGVDTDFTGETTVSPGFTIGYLEQEPELAAGKTVREIVAEGAQETIDLLAEFEAISEAYGDPDADYEKLGQKQASIQEKIDAVDGWELDSRLELAMDALRCPEPETVVDVLSGGERRRVALCRLLLKQPDILLLDEPTNHLDAETVAWLERHLREYPGTVIAVTHDRYFLDNVAGWILELDRGLGIPWKGNYSSWLEQKQDRLAREEKGESERQRTLARELEWIRMTPKGKQTKSRARIANYEKLLSQEGRERVRDTRLTIPPGPRLGNLVIEAEKIKKGYDTKLLFEDLSFSVPAGAVVGIVGPNGAGKTSLFRLIAGQEEPDEGTLRLGETVQIAYADQMRASLDPEKTVWELLSHGQDLIRLGNQEVNSRAFCAWFNFTGSSQQKPVGVLSGGERNRLNLAMMIQQGGNVLLLDEPTNDLDVNTLRALEESLEEFAGCALIISHDRWFLDRVCTNVMAFEDDGVVWYEGTWSEYEAERRKRLGSAADRPHRYVHRNLTR; encoded by the coding sequence ATGGCGAAAACCTTCGACGACAAACGAATCATTTATTCCATGCAGGGCGTCTCCAAGATGCACGGCACCCAGCAGGTACTCAAAGACATACATCTGGCCTACTTCTACGGTGCCAAGATCGGCGTGCTGGGACTCAACGGATCGGGGAAATCCACCCTTCTGCGAATCCTCGCAGGGGTCGATACGGATTTCACCGGAGAGACCACGGTCTCCCCGGGGTTCACCATCGGCTACCTGGAGCAGGAGCCGGAACTGGCCGCCGGAAAAACAGTCCGCGAGATCGTGGCCGAGGGCGCCCAGGAGACAATCGACCTCCTGGCAGAGTTCGAGGCGATCAGCGAGGCCTACGGCGATCCCGACGCTGACTATGAGAAACTTGGCCAGAAACAGGCCAGCATTCAGGAGAAAATTGACGCCGTTGACGGCTGGGAGCTCGATTCCCGGTTGGAACTGGCCATGGACGCCCTGCGTTGCCCCGAACCGGAGACGGTGGTGGATGTTCTCTCGGGAGGAGAGCGCCGCCGGGTGGCCCTGTGCAGACTGTTGCTGAAGCAACCCGACATCCTCCTCCTGGACGAGCCCACGAACCATCTCGATGCGGAAACCGTGGCCTGGCTGGAACGGCACCTGCGGGAATACCCCGGCACGGTCATCGCCGTGACCCATGACCGCTATTTTCTGGATAACGTGGCGGGGTGGATTCTGGAGCTGGACCGGGGCCTGGGAATCCCCTGGAAAGGAAACTATTCAAGCTGGCTCGAGCAGAAACAGGACCGTCTTGCCCGGGAAGAAAAGGGCGAGAGCGAACGCCAGCGGACCCTGGCACGGGAACTGGAATGGATACGCATGACCCCCAAGGGAAAGCAGACCAAATCCAGGGCCCGAATCGCCAACTACGAAAAACTCCTCTCCCAGGAAGGTCGGGAAAGAGTCCGCGACACCCGCCTTACCATTCCCCCGGGACCTCGCCTGGGAAATCTCGTTATCGAGGCAGAGAAGATCAAAAAGGGCTATGATACCAAACTGCTCTTCGAAGACCTCTCCTTCTCGGTTCCTGCCGGAGCCGTCGTGGGAATCGTGGGCCCCAACGGAGCGGGAAAAACCTCGCTCTTCCGCCTGATCGCCGGTCAGGAAGAGCCCGACGAGGGAACGCTGCGTCTGGGCGAGACGGTCCAGATCGCCTACGCCGACCAGATGAGAGCGTCCCTGGACCCGGAGAAGACCGTCTGGGAGCTGCTCTCTCACGGTCAGGATCTGATCCGCCTGGGTAATCAGGAGGTGAACTCCCGGGCCTTCTGCGCCTGGTTCAACTTCACCGGTTCAAGCCAGCAGAAACCTGTGGGTGTTCTCTCGGGGGGTGAGCGAAACCGCCTGAACCTGGCAATGATGATCCAGCAGGGCGGAAACGTATTGCTCCTGGACGAGCCCACCAACGATCTGGACGTGAACACCCTGCGTGCCCTGGAAGAGAGTCTGGAAGAGTTCGCCGGATGCGCCCTGATCATCAGCCATGACCGCTGGTTCCTGGATCGGGTCTGCACCAACGTGATGGCCTTCGAGGACGATGGCGTGGTCTGGTACGAGGGAACATGGAGCGAATACGAGGCAGAGCGACGCAAGCGCCTGGGATCGGCCGCTGACCGTCCCCACCGCTACGTGCACCGCAACCTTACACGCTGA
- the rimO gene encoding 30S ribosomal protein S12 methylthiotransferase RimO has translation MPDKTAKPGSGDSGEQAGGSPGAGTFYIENLGCAKNQVDAEIMGARLEETGRVWTDDPSLAEVIIVNTCGFIEPAQQESIDTTLAMMAGYPRASVVLAGCLTQRFPDALAEGLPEAAGIFGNREPDKIAEFLDRLDGHPAGNPLVWLPPGGADLAEPRRRRLLSHPGSVFLKVAEGCDHRCTFCAIPDIRGPQRSRSAGSILDEFRQLRQQGLYEFNLVAQDLAAWRHQAEPGGIVALLRSLLGEPGSFWLRPLYLYPDMFPLEVVELTCKDSRLLPYFDLSFQHGSPEILRAMGRPGNPERYLSLIEDIRAINPDAALRSSFIVGYPGETDDHFRELLAFIEAAELEWVGVFPFSAQEGTPAGEETRGIVSPEEMLNRKKALEEVQERIVARRLDRFVGRSLPVLVEEQIQGTEILLGRSPLNAPEVDGLVVIHDGADCLPGSVVPVEITARSGVDLQARRQKG, from the coding sequence ATGCCAGACAAGACTGCCAAACCGGGATCGGGTGATTCCGGAGAACAAGCCGGGGGATCCCCCGGAGCAGGAACCTTTTATATCGAGAACCTGGGCTGTGCCAAGAACCAGGTGGATGCCGAGATCATGGGGGCTCGCCTGGAAGAGACCGGCCGGGTCTGGACGGATGATCCCTCCCTGGCCGAGGTGATTATCGTTAATACCTGTGGATTTATCGAGCCGGCTCAGCAGGAATCGATCGATACCACCCTGGCCATGATGGCCGGGTATCCCCGGGCCTCGGTGGTTCTTGCAGGGTGTCTGACCCAGCGGTTTCCCGATGCCCTGGCCGAGGGATTGCCCGAAGCGGCAGGTATCTTTGGCAACCGTGAGCCCGATAAAATTGCCGAGTTCCTGGACCGTCTTGATGGTCATCCTGCAGGAAACCCTCTGGTCTGGTTGCCCCCCGGCGGGGCAGACCTTGCCGAACCCCGACGGCGCCGGCTTCTGTCGCATCCCGGATCGGTCTTTCTCAAGGTTGCCGAGGGGTGCGATCACCGGTGCACCTTCTGTGCGATTCCCGATATTCGCGGTCCCCAGCGCTCGCGGAGCGCCGGGTCCATTCTGGATGAGTTTCGTCAGCTCCGCCAGCAAGGGCTCTACGAGTTCAACCTGGTTGCGCAGGATCTTGCGGCCTGGAGACATCAGGCCGAGCCTGGAGGGATCGTCGCACTCTTGCGGAGCCTGCTCGGAGAGCCGGGTTCGTTCTGGCTGCGTCCCTTGTACCTCTATCCCGACATGTTTCCTCTGGAGGTGGTGGAACTCACCTGCAAAGATTCGCGGCTCCTTCCCTATTTTGACCTCTCTTTTCAGCACGGGTCTCCTGAAATTCTGCGTGCCATGGGGCGCCCCGGAAATCCCGAGCGGTACCTTTCGCTGATCGAGGATATTCGTGCGATCAACCCCGACGCAGCGCTCCGGTCCAGCTTCATTGTGGGCTATCCCGGTGAGACCGATGATCACTTCCGGGAGCTTCTGGCCTTTATCGAAGCGGCTGAGCTGGAGTGGGTGGGAGTCTTTCCCTTTAGTGCTCAGGAGGGGACTCCGGCAGGGGAGGAAACCAGGGGAATCGTCTCCCCGGAAGAGATGCTGAACAGGAAAAAAGCTCTGGAAGAGGTCCAGGAACGAATTGTCGCCCGGCGACTTGATCGCTTTGTGGGGCGGTCGCTTCCGGTTCTTGTGGAGGAGCAGATCCAGGGGACGGAGATTCTTCTGGGGCGTTCGCCCCTGAACGCTCCCGAGGTGGACGGCCTGGTGGTGATCCACGATGGAGCCGATTGCCTCCCCGGGAGCGTGGTGCCGGTGGAGATCACCGCCCGGTCGGGGGTTGATCTCCAGGCCCGGCGGCAGAAAGGCTGA
- a CDS encoding helix-turn-helix domain-containing protein translates to MESISEKLRSAREVRGLSLEQVERDTHISKRYIQALEVEDFDQLPGEAYLLGFLRSYAAYLGLDPDDVVGLYRNMQIQEQPLPMDELLDRKPLKVPVKSLAGLLLVVLLGGGIYLFLQTDLKLPSFSRPVVQESASAPPILLSNQFIERRFAQGDRVAVPVGDTRALLQFISIGDRVALGSEAGIVEISRGSSRSLDITGEGTPDVRVAIREIYLDEDPPLVVARIDRVVGQLQEESSRAALLSEEDRLEIEIGQTREPSRERSPQVVASLGQEIEFPLSLEVLESTLVRYQVDQGSRQEAVYARGESLSLSASHLVRLWVSNAGNVDLNVAGTSLSLGRQGEVVALVFRRIADGDEFLVEQLPLY, encoded by the coding sequence TTGGAGTCTATCAGCGAGAAGCTACGGTCTGCCCGGGAGGTCCGAGGCCTTTCTCTGGAGCAGGTCGAGCGCGATACCCATATCTCGAAGCGATACATCCAGGCGCTGGAGGTAGAGGATTTTGATCAGTTGCCCGGAGAGGCCTATCTTCTGGGCTTCCTGCGTTCCTATGCGGCGTATTTGGGCCTTGATCCCGACGATGTGGTGGGGCTCTACCGCAATATGCAAATTCAGGAACAGCCCCTTCCCATGGATGAACTTCTGGATAGGAAGCCTCTCAAGGTTCCGGTAAAATCCCTGGCCGGGCTTCTGCTGGTGGTGCTCCTCGGAGGAGGGATCTATCTGTTTCTTCAGACGGACCTGAAACTTCCTTCCTTCTCGAGACCCGTTGTCCAGGAGTCTGCCTCGGCTCCGCCGATCCTCCTGAGCAACCAGTTTATCGAGCGTCGTTTTGCCCAGGGTGATCGTGTGGCCGTTCCCGTGGGTGATACCCGGGCCTTGTTGCAGTTTATCTCCATCGGCGATCGGGTGGCTCTGGGGAGCGAGGCGGGGATCGTGGAGATTTCCCGGGGTTCCAGCCGGTCTCTGGATATTACTGGCGAGGGAACTCCCGATGTGCGTGTGGCGATCCGGGAGATCTACCTTGATGAAGACCCTCCCCTGGTGGTCGCCCGGATCGATCGCGTTGTGGGGCAGCTCCAGGAGGAATCATCGCGGGCGGCGCTCCTCTCGGAAGAAGACCGCCTGGAGATCGAGATTGGCCAGACCCGCGAGCCCTCCCGGGAGCGATCGCCCCAGGTTGTGGCTTCGCTGGGTCAGGAGATCGAGTTTCCCCTTTCCCTGGAGGTTCTGGAAAGCACTTTGGTGCGATACCAGGTTGACCAGGGTTCTCGCCAGGAGGCGGTCTACGCCCGGGGTGAGAGCCTTTCTCTTTCTGCATCCCATCTGGTGCGGCTCTGGGTGAGCAACGCCGGAAACGTGGATCTGAATGTTGCCGGCACCTCCCTGAGTTTGGGGAGACAGGGTGAGGTTGTCGCTCTGGTCTTCCGGCGCATCGCCGACGGGGACGAGTTCCTGGTCGAGCAACTTCCCTTGTACTGA
- a CDS encoding LolA family protein, with protein MVFDLQKIAKTGLAVLLLVVGGVAAAQDLLPATAFFDQVAQEYGSIEEYSANISIKNGGSVSRGVLLFKNPERIRIDFSQPEDQVIVSDGERLQIYLPRYNVVLSQRLQSGGDAALTAAASGRGLQLLRRGYGIAYLDSPNAVPLEEGSDELVTKLRLNWRSTSEGFRQLILSIGANNLIRRIEGVTADYQEIQLDFTNIDRNPGIPASRFDYRGPSSANTFHDFLFEGEG; from the coding sequence ATGGTGTTTGATTTACAGAAAATAGCAAAAACGGGCCTGGCAGTTCTTCTGCTTGTGGTCGGTGGTGTTGCCGCTGCGCAGGATCTCCTGCCAGCCACGGCATTCTTTGACCAGGTGGCGCAGGAATACGGATCTATCGAGGAGTATTCTGCCAACATCTCCATCAAAAACGGAGGCAGTGTCTCCCGGGGTGTCCTGTTGTTCAAAAACCCCGAGAGAATCAGGATCGACTTCTCCCAACCCGAGGATCAGGTGATTGTCTCCGATGGCGAGCGCTTGCAGATTTATCTGCCCCGGTACAACGTCGTTTTGAGTCAGCGTCTACAGTCCGGAGGGGATGCCGCCCTGACCGCGGCAGCCAGCGGGCGGGGGTTGCAGCTTCTGCGGCGGGGGTATGGAATTGCTTATCTGGACAGCCCCAACGCTGTTCCCCTGGAAGAGGGCTCCGATGAGCTGGTTACCAAGTTGCGCCTGAACTGGAGAAGCACCTCCGAGGGATTCCGCCAGTTGATTCTCTCCATAGGTGCGAACAACCTCATTCGCCGCATTGAGGGTGTTACTGCCGATTATCAGGAAATCCAGCTTGATTTCACCAACATTGATCGAAATCCCGGAATTCCGGCGAGCCGTTTCGATTATCGCGGTCCCTCGTCGGCCAACACCTTTCACGACTTTCTCTTTGAAGGCGAGGGGTAA
- the pyrH gene encoding UMP kinase, with protein MFVISLGGSILVPDQIDTSFLASFRTILEEHLQDPTQRVVLVIGGGGPARRYQEAYRSLTSSPDPDAQDWIGIMATRLNAELVRQALAPLCCDPVVYDPTGDISFTGRILVAAGWKPGFSTDFDAVKLAERFGADTVVNLSNIAQVYTADPKEDPSATPLEEVSWEEFRRIVGDHWTPGKNLPFDPVATRRAAELGLRVIAADGKNLDNTRAILAGEAFFGTRIGP; from the coding sequence ATGTTCGTCATATCTCTCGGAGGGTCAATCCTGGTTCCGGACCAGATTGACACCAGCTTTCTTGCCTCGTTTCGGACGATCCTGGAGGAACACCTCCAGGATCCCACCCAGCGCGTTGTCCTGGTAATTGGCGGGGGCGGGCCCGCCCGGCGTTACCAGGAGGCCTACCGGTCTCTTACCTCATCCCCCGACCCGGACGCCCAGGACTGGATCGGGATCATGGCAACCCGATTGAACGCCGAGCTCGTCCGTCAGGCCCTGGCGCCGCTGTGTTGCGATCCCGTGGTCTACGATCCCACCGGGGACATCTCCTTTACGGGAAGAATTCTGGTTGCCGCCGGCTGGAAGCCCGGATTCAGCACCGACTTTGATGCTGTCAAGCTGGCCGAGCGTTTCGGGGCCGATACAGTAGTGAACCTGAGCAATATCGCCCAGGTCTATACGGCAGACCCCAAGGAGGACCCCTCGGCGACTCCCCTGGAAGAGGTTTCCTGGGAAGAGTTCCGGCGCATTGTGGGAGACCACTGGACCCCGGGCAAAAATCTCCCCTTCGACCCCGTGGCAACCCGCCGTGCCGCCGAACTGGGGTTACGTGTAATCGCCGCCGACGGAAAAAACCTGGACAATACCCGTGCTATCCTGGCAGGAGAGGCCTTCTTCGGAACCCGCATTGGTCCGTAG
- a CDS encoding type IV toxin-antitoxin system AbiEi family antitoxin domain-containing protein: MSREQTDKSALETMEKHGGQLRMAEALKEGIARRTLYRLVDEGKLERITRGVYRLAHLPEISYPDFVTVSVRAPKAVICLVSALSFHDLTTQVPHSVWIAIPRDSRPPRIDYPPISWIEVSGEAYDSGVERHFLDETEVRIYGPEKTLADCFKYRNKIGMDVVLEALNLYVRGSRQDIDSLLHFAEICRVSAVMKPYLEALV, translated from the coding sequence ATGTCTCGTGAACAAACCGACAAAAGCGCTCTCGAAACCATGGAGAAACACGGCGGACAACTCCGCATGGCAGAAGCACTCAAGGAAGGCATAGCTCGACGAACGCTATACCGACTCGTCGACGAGGGCAAGCTGGAGCGAATAACTCGCGGGGTATACCGTCTTGCCCACCTTCCGGAAATCAGCTATCCGGATTTTGTAACGGTGTCTGTCCGTGCCCCTAAGGCTGTCATCTGCCTGGTATCCGCCCTGTCTTTCCACGACCTCACAACCCAAGTACCTCATTCGGTGTGGATCGCTATTCCCCGGGACTCAAGACCTCCAAGGATCGACTACCCACCCATCTCGTGGATCGAGGTTTCTGGAGAGGCCTACGACAGTGGGGTAGAACGACACTTCCTTGATGAAACAGAGGTCCGCATCTACGGACCAGAGAAAACCCTTGCGGACTGCTTCAAATACCGAAACAAGATCGGTATGGATGTCGTGCTCGAGGCCCTCAACCTATATGTGCGTGGCAGCAGGCAAGATATCGACAGCCTTCTCCACTTTGCGGAGATCTGCCGCGTTTCAGCTGTAATGAAACCCTACCTGGAGGCGCTGGTGTGA
- a CDS encoding nucleotidyl transferase AbiEii/AbiGii toxin family protein, with product MNTKKNIAASVRQRLLNRARTDERPFAELLQYYAMERFLFRLSQSEHARRFILKGALLLRTWGSAIGRPTMDIDLSGKTLNDISAIQAQITDVIGVASNDGLVFDSKSIQVQRITEEAEYEGIRARFLGYLGAARITMQIDIGFGDVVFPEPTEVELPSVLDADPFTMLGYSRESAIAEKVETMVKLGLVNSRMKDFHDIWLLSRGFDYSGALLQKAMVQTFETRDTTIPPGFESIVAQVQTFTEPVLQSIRSPDPFAVTWKAPGPWGIT from the coding sequence GTGAACACCAAGAAAAACATCGCCGCTTCAGTCCGACAACGACTGCTCAACAGGGCCCGCACGGACGAAAGACCGTTTGCCGAGCTACTTCAATACTACGCAATGGAGCGTTTTCTGTTTCGATTATCGCAGTCGGAACACGCCCGGAGGTTCATCTTGAAAGGCGCGCTTCTGTTGCGCACCTGGGGATCTGCGATAGGTCGTCCAACGATGGATATCGATTTGTCGGGAAAAACCTTGAATGATATTTCCGCCATACAAGCCCAAATCACCGACGTAATCGGTGTCGCTTCGAACGACGGACTGGTTTTTGATTCGAAATCGATCCAGGTGCAGCGTATCACTGAAGAGGCAGAATACGAAGGTATCCGGGCTCGATTCCTGGGGTATCTAGGAGCAGCTCGGATCACCATGCAGATCGATATCGGGTTTGGTGACGTCGTATTCCCGGAACCCACAGAGGTGGAACTGCCGAGTGTTCTTGATGCGGATCCTTTCACGATGCTCGGCTACAGCCGTGAGAGCGCGATCGCCGAAAAAGTCGAAACGATGGTCAAACTCGGACTGGTGAACAGCCGGATGAAGGATTTCCACGATATATGGCTGCTGAGCCGAGGCTTCGACTACTCCGGCGCACTCCTACAAAAAGCAATGGTACAAACCTTCGAAACGCGGGACACCACCATACCACCAGGTTTCGAATCGATCGTGGCGCAGGTGCAGACCTTTACCGAGCCTGTTCTTCAGAGTATTCGTTCACCCGATCCCTTCGCCGTGACCTGGAAGGCGCCTGGCCCTTGGGGGATTACCTGA
- a CDS encoding prevent-host-death family protein, giving the protein MELHPKILEKDGKKEFVILPYEEFERIETELNDYEDLRDLREAKQAEQDAETRSLADVRSEMGI; this is encoded by the coding sequence ATGGAGCTGCATCCGAAGATACTTGAGAAAGACGGAAAAAAGGAATTCGTGATTCTGCCATACGAAGAGTTTGAACGTATAGAAACCGAGCTCAACGATTACGAGGATCTCCGCGATCTGCGGGAGGCGAAGCAGGCTGAACAGGATGCGGAGACTCGGTCTCTCGCGGATGTACGAAGCGAAATGGGTATCTGA
- a CDS encoding type II toxin-antitoxin system RelE family toxin, protein MEYAIDLKPKAVKDLRRIEKAQAIRVADSLERLQHDLQGDVKKLTNHTPEYRLRVGDYRVLFEIDGTDRVIVYRIMHRREAYR, encoded by the coding sequence GTGGAATACGCGATCGACCTAAAGCCGAAAGCGGTTAAGGACCTTCGGAGGATCGAAAAAGCTCAAGCGATCAGGGTCGCGGATTCGTTGGAGCGACTTCAACACGATCTACAGGGAGACGTGAAGAAGCTGACGAACCACACGCCGGAGTACCGGTTGCGAGTTGGTGATTATCGTGTATTGTTCGAAATCGATGGTACAGATCGTGTGATCGTCTATCGCATCATGCATCGCCGAGAGGCATATCGGTAA
- a CDS encoding sulfite exporter TauE/SafE family protein has product MNVEYTLGLISFLTSFVAAVIGFGGGMLLIAILPVFLSPGLIIPVHGITQLASNSSRLLFSFTHVRWTLLPRFLAGSLAGALVFGYFLSNIPIRYLPVAIGSYILLTLWSRRFSSLAGKYENYYVIGFIQTGLGLVVGSAGPLSLSLLTKKLKTKDEIIATSSMFLTISHFAKIPVYSAIATGLTSALGITTAMVIGSILGSFAGTRARLQVSNDTVLGVIKILLTLLSLHMISRALPFPWS; this is encoded by the coding sequence GTGAACGTCGAATACACATTAGGACTCATCTCATTTCTGACCTCCTTCGTTGCCGCAGTTATCGGCTTTGGCGGAGGCATGCTACTCATCGCCATACTCCCCGTTTTCTTGAGCCCCGGCCTCATTATCCCCGTTCATGGAATTACACAACTCGCGAGCAATTCTTCCCGGCTACTCTTCTCTTTCACCCACGTGCGATGGACCCTGCTTCCCCGATTTCTGGCGGGATCTTTAGCGGGAGCACTGGTGTTTGGTTACTTTCTGTCGAATATTCCAATCAGGTATCTGCCTGTGGCAATTGGCAGCTACATCCTTCTCACCCTCTGGAGCAGGAGATTCTCTTCTCTGGCGGGCAAGTACGAGAACTACTATGTGATTGGCTTTATACAAACCGGTCTGGGACTCGTCGTTGGATCAGCGGGGCCCTTATCCCTATCTCTCTTGACAAAAAAACTGAAAACAAAAGACGAGATCATCGCCACCAGCTCGATGTTTCTGACAATCAGTCACTTTGCGAAAATACCAGTCTATTCAGCAATTGCAACGGGACTGACCTCAGCGCTGGGAATAACAACCGCCATGGTAATAGGGTCGATTCTGGGATCGTTTGCCGGCACACGGGCACGCCTTCAAGTCAGCAACGATACCGTCTTGGGGGTAATAAAAATCCTGCTCACCCTGTTATCCCTCCACATGATCTCCAGGGCCCTGCCTTTCCCCTGGAGCTAA